A stretch of DNA from Desulfosarcina ovata subsp. ovata:
CGCAGAGAAAGCTGTCCTTCTGGCAGATCAGACAGCCGTTGACACTGGGCAGGGGGACGGGAATGATGTTGCCCGGGTAAGGGGCCCCGAAAGCAACGTGGGATTTTCCATGGCCGGTGTGTGTGAAAACGGTCATGAAAAGGCTTTCACCGGTGATCAGCCGCTTGCCGGCGCCCAAAAGCTTGTCCATGAATCCGCCACCGCCTCCGGACGGTGCCGACCCGTCGCCGAAGACCGTCTGCATGTCGATGGCGCTGTCCTTGTACATCATGGCGCCGGCTTCGGCCACGGCGCTTTCGCCGGGATCCAGTTCCACCTCGACGAATTGCATTTCGGCACCGAAAATTTTGAAATCGATTTCGTCCGCACGGGTACCCGAACCGGTCATTGGCGGCGGTGCCGGGACGGGCGCGCCGGGTGTGGGGTTGAGTTCGGCGATTGTGGCAATGGGTTGCCACTCGGCAAACCCATCCCGCCAGGCGTATCCGTTGGGGGTTTGCCGGGCCTTGGCGATGGCCTGGGACAGATCCATCGGTCCCTGTTGGTTGCCGTCAACGCTTAAATACCATTGAGCCATGGTTACGATCTCCTTTTTTAACGGTTTGCCTGCCGAGAGTCGAAGTCGATCCGCCATTCAACCGGGTTTGTCAGAAAGCGAATGTGGCGACTGCCAGTTTGCTGGGTCGCCATGCATCATCGATCATTCCAGTTCCAGACTGCGATGAACCGATTTGACAGTGGCCGCATCGAGCCCCAGTCGGCCGGCCAGAGTGGTCATGTAGTGTGCCTCCTGGGGCGTGTCGACCTCGATGGCCATCAGGGATACGGAATAGACCTGCTGGGCCAGCTCCGGTGAGGTAACCCCGGCCACAATGGCTTCCAGGTCGGCCGGCGAGAGGAGTTCCCGGACGATAAAAGCATGTTCCTCGGCGGACAATTCAACGGCTTCAAGCCGCTCAAGAATCTGGTTGCGCTCGGTCTGGTCGATCACCCCATCGGCATTGGCGGCGGCGATCATGGCGCGGATCAGCAGAACCGCATCGGTACTGCCGGAGGACATCTGTGGGGTCGCTGGTGGTGTTGCGGAGGCCGGCGTTGCGGGCATGGGCGGTGGTGGTGGCGGGGATGCTGGTCGTCCGCTGGCGGATGCTGGCGGGGGAGGTGGGGGTGGAGATCCGCCCGGTGCCGTTGGCGGCGCTGCCGTGCCCTGGGGTTTGTTCATGTAATGGTCAAAGGCCTCCATGGCCACACCCAGTGCGCCCATGGCCATTCCACCGGAGATGAGGCTGCCGAGCCCTCCCCGGCTGCCACGGGTGGTGTTGCGGATCAGTCCACCGAGAAGTTTTTCTGGATTGAACATGGTTTGTCTCCGAATCGTGTAAATATGTGGTATCGTTCTCCGTCAGATGCGGTACTTTCCATTAGGATCTTTTTATGACGAAACGGTTTACATTTCAACCTATCGGCATCATTCACTCGTGCTTTACCGAGAAATTCGGCATTCCCCGTCAGCCCGGCCTGGCGCCGTCGGCTCGGGCCACCCTGGCGGTGTATCCCCCCTTTGACCGCGATGAAGCCTTCCGCGGACTCGACCGGTTTTCACACCTGTGGGTCCTCTTCGTTTTTCATGGCATTGCCGCGGGAAAGTGGCAGCCGACGGTCCGGCCGCCCCGGCTGGGAGGAAATCGGCGCATGGGGGTTTTCGCCACCCGTTCCGGATTCCGGCCCAATCCCATTGGCATGTCCAGCGTTGCCCTGAACGGCATCCGCCGGGAGCGGGGCCATCTTTTTCTCGACCTGTCCGGTGTCGATATCCTCGATGGAACGCCGGTTCTGGACATCAAGCCCTATCTGCCCTATGCGGATCGGATTCCGGAGGCGTCCGGCGGTTTTGCCAGTCAGACGCCGCAGCCATCCCTGACCGTGGAATTCACCGATGCGGCCCGGCAGATGCTGGCGCGGGTCGAGCAGCGCTATCCGGCGTTTGCCACGCTGGTGGGCCAGGTGCTGGGGGCGGACCCCCGTCCGGCCTATGCGGATGCACGGTCCGGCCGGACCGAGTATGGCGTGCGGCTGTACGATGTCAACGTCCGCTGGACGGTACGCTCAAAAACCATCGTCGTGCATACCGTCGAATGGCCTGCTGATGCGACGGCGACGCAAAGGGAAGGCCTATTGCCTTCCCGCTGAAACAAAAATGAATCCGGAACGGGGGAAACGAGGCTGTCTGTAGTTATTCCAGCCCCATCTCTTTTTTGACCGCTGCGGCGCAGTGGCGACAGTAGGTTGAGGTGGGGGCGATGCCCGCTTTTTGCCTTAGCGATGGATTGCGATTTGGTTGCATAACCGGACAAATGCCGCCACGGGAAGGTGTTCCGCGCGCTGCATGGGATCGATTCCGGATTGGATCAGCATCTGTTCGCAGGTGGCCGGATCGAGCTTCAGGTCACTTTGCGAGAGTGCATTGCGCATGGTTTTGCGCCGTTTGCCGAATGCTGCCTTGACGACTTGAAACAGAAGCGCTTCATCATCGTCAGGTAAAGGCAGCCGGTCGCTGAAATGGATTCCCACCACCGTGGAGTCGACTTTGGGGGCCGGAAAGAATTGGGGCGCCCGGACCTGCATTAGCGTTTCGGTTTGTGCACAATAGCCGAGCATCACCGACAGCCGGCCATAGGTTTTGGAGCCCGGCCCCGCACAGATGCGCTGGGCCATCTCCTTCTGCAGCATGAGGACCGCCCGCCGGACATGTGCGCGGGCATGGATCAGCCGAACGATCACCTGGGATGAGATATTGTAGGGCAGATTGCCCATGACCACCAAGGGGCACCCGGCCTCCCGGCCAATTGCATCAATATCCGTCTTCAGGATGTCGGCCTCGCGGACGTCGACATTGTTTACGCCGGCGGCAAGCAGTTCGGCCCGCAACAGGTCGATGATGCGGCCATCCTTGTCCACGGCAATGACCCGCCGGGCGACACTGGCCGCCGGAACGGTGATGGCTCCCAGGCCGGGGCCGATTTCGAGCACCACGTCCCGGTCAGCGATGCCGGCGCGGTTGACAATGGCCCGGGCCACGTTGGGATCGGAGAGAAAATTCTGGCCCAACTGCTTTTTGGCCTGAATATTCCAGGCGGTCAAAAGGGTCCGGGGCGAGGTCATGCCGCCATTCCCGATTCGGGATCGACCGGCTGCGTGTTGCGGCGAATGGTCACAAAAATGCGGAAGGTGATGAAGTAGGCCAGGATTCCCAATACCGCCCCGATCACCACTCCGCCCACCAGCATGGCCCAGGTGACATCGATTCCCAGCGCCATCAGTTGGGAGAAGGAATCGAACGAGATGCTGTCCAGGGTGGTCTGATACCCCAGCAGCAGGCACCCCAATTTGTAGTTGGCATAGTAGACCAGCGGAATGGTTAACGGATTGCTGAGCCACGTTCCCAACGCTGCGGCGGATTTGCTTCCCCGAAACAGATAGGCCAATGCGATGGCCACAAGGGTTTGCAGAGGGATGATCGGTGTGATGGAGACGAAAATACCCAGTCCCAATCCCATGGCAATATAGTGGGGATTGCCTTCCAGCTGGCGAATGCGCACCAGCATCTGGCCGAAGCGTTCCCGGGGCCCCGTAAATACCGGCGGCTTTTTCTTAAGACGGTTGTTCTTTGGGTTCATGGGTGTGGCCGCTGTCCCTGCAAATCGGGCCCGAAGCATCGGGGAGGGAGCATGGATGATGTGTTCCGCTTCCTGTCTCATCGGTTGTTTTTGCGTTCCCGGTCAAGTTCACGTTTCTGATCGCGCCGCCGGATGGTCTCACGCTTGTCATGGCTGCGCTTGCCACGTGCCAGGGCCAGGGACAACTTGGCCTTGCCAGCCTTGAAATAGAGCCTCAGGGGTACCAGTGAATACCCCTTTTCGTTGACCTTGCCATAGAGCTTCTTGATTTCATAATGGTGCAGCAGCAGTTTGCGTGGCCGCAGGGGGTCGTGATTGTCGTAATAGGCAAAGGGGTAGGCACCGATATGCATCTGGTAAACAAACACCTCGCCGTTTTTGATGCGCGCATACGAATCCTTAAGATTGGCTTTGCCCATGCGCAGGGACTTGACTTCCGTGCCCACCAGAACGATTCCGGTCTCGAAGGTGTCTTCGATAATATAGTCATGCCGTGCCTTGCGGTTTTCGGCGATAAGCTTGGTATGATTTTTTTCCACGGGGTTACCGTTCCTGTTCCGAAAGCCCGATCCGGGGCACCACACTGCCAAATTGATGGGCCAGCAGATCCTGGATCGCGTTAGGGGTGGTCAGCCGCATCATTTCTTCCATGAAACCGTCGATACCCGTTGTGTCGATAGACCGGATGGCGTTTTTTACCACGGGGATCGTCTGGGGGTTCATGCTCAACTCATTGACTCCCAGTCCCAGCAATATAGGGGCAAAGATGGGTTCGGCGGCCATTTCGCCGCACATGTACGTTGGGATGCCATTTGCTTTGGCGGCATCGCAGGTCCCCTTGATCAACCGCAGAATTGCCGGATGCAGCGGCTGGTGGAGATGGGCCACGTGCCGGTTGCCGCGATCGATGGCCAGGGTGTACTGGATCAGGTCGTTGGTTCCGATACTGAAGAAGTCGGCCTTTTCGGCCAGAATATCGGCGGTGACCGCAGCGGAGGGTACTTCGATCATGACCCCCACGGGGATGTCCCGCTTGTAGACAACACCTTGTTTTTCTAACGTTTCAGCCGCCTCATCAATCTGTTCAAAGGCCTGTTCGACCTCTTCAATGCCGGAAATCAGGGGCAGCAGGATACGAACGTTGCCATAGGCGGCGGCGCGCAGGATGGCCCGCAGCTGGGTTTGAAAAATATCCGGTTTTCTCAGGCAATAGCGGATTGCCCGGAGCCCCAGGGCGGGGTTGGGTTCCTGGTTGTCGCGGATGTAGTTGACCGCCTTGTCGCCGTTAATGTCCAGGGTGCGGATGGTCACCGGGCGATGGCCCATCACGTCGATAACATCTTTATAGTTTTCGAACAGGCTGTTTTCACTGGGGAAATCGGGACGGCTGAGGTACTGGAACTCAGTCCTGTAGAGTCCGATGCCGTCACCGCCGTGATCCAGCAGCGAGACGACCTCTTCAGGCAGTTCGATATTGCCCATGACCGAGATTCGCTGACCGTTTTTGGTCTCGGCGGGCAGATAACTGTTCCGGACCATCAGCGCTTTGTGGATTTCATACTGCCCCCGGCGTTCTTCAGTTGCCAGGAGGGTCTGTTCGGTGGGGTTGACCACCACCGTGCCGGCTCCACCGTCCACAATAATAATATCGTCGTTGTTAATCTTCAGGGTGGCGTTGCCCACTCCCAGAACCGCCGGAATTTCAAGGGTTCGGGCGATGATACTGGTATGAGAGGCCCGTCCGCCGCGATTGGTGACGAATCCCTTGATCCGTTCCAGTTGGATCTGGCTGGTCTCTGCCGGAGAGAGGTCCCGGGCCACCAGAATCACGCGTTTGTCGATGCGGGCAATGTTGACATGATCACCGCCCACCAAATTTTCCATAATGCGATCGGCGACATGGGTGATATCCTCGGCCCGTTGCTTGAGGTAGTCGTTGGTCATGTTTTCAAACATGGGCTTGACCAGCGAGACCACTTTTTTCAGGGCCCATTCGGCGTTGACACGCTCTTTCTCGATTACCTCGATGGTTCGGTCATAGAGCATTTTGTCTTTGAACAGCAGCATGTGGGTTTCCAGAATCTGGGCATGCTGGCGAAGCTCCTCGGGCGTGTTGTCGATAATCTGGCGCAGCGATTCACGGGCCTTCTTGACCGCCGTTTTAAACCGTCCCACTTCGGCGGAGAGAAAAGATTCCCGAACAATATATTTTTTTACGACATCAACACCCTCTTTATCCACCAGGTAAGCCTTGCCAATGCAAATGCCGGGCGAACCGCCAATACCGTTGAGGATAATTTCCTGGGATTCCTGGTCTTCCATGAACAGTTATTCTCCAAACCCGGAACGAATCAATTCCGCCATACGTTCCAGCGTCTCCAGATCGGCTTCGTCGTCAATGCTGACAGTGATCTCCGTGCCTTGGGGGCAGGCCAGGGTCAAAATGTCGAGCAGGGAGGTTGCGTCCGCCCGGTCGCCATTTTTTTGTATCCACACGCCGCCTTTGGCCCGGCCCGCCACTTTGGCCAGTTGGGCTGCCGATCGGGCGTGAAGCCCGAGCGTGTTGACGATCCGGAGGGTTATTGTTTGGGCCGGCTTCATGTCGTTTTTAATTCCACTGGGTTGCAGATTGGGTAACGGGCAGTGGTGTTCGCCCTGCACAATTTCCAAACCGTATCCAAATAAAAAAAGGGAAAAATCCCTTAACATAAACCTAATTTAAATATCAATCGACGCAATTGATGTCAACGTGTAAACAGTGCGCGCAAAGGGCAGTCGCATGTAACTCAGGTTTATCGAAATCGAAATCGGAATCGACGATGTATATTGGAATCACTGGTTGACAAAAGGGCGATAGACGGTTCCCGATTTTCCAGTTTCCTATGGCGCCGATTACCATTAACTGCAAGTCGCTGAACATCCAGTCTGCATGTCTACGTCCCATTTCTTTTCGATTTAGATAGCGATCCTGATTTCGATTTGAATCATAGTAACGATCCGTACGCGATCGCCCTGTAAGGCACATCACATACCAAGGTTACATGCGATTGCCCTGAGTGCGCGCAAAAAGACTTTACATGGGGCTTGGTTTAAGGTAACAAAACCAAGTTTGATGCATTTGTCACTTGCCGGAAACATTTTCAAGGATAGAAACGGAGAAACCCAGTCATGTCAAAAATGTGTGAAATATGCGGGAAAAAACCCATGGTGGGAAGCAACATCAGCCACGCCCACAACATCACCAAACGTCGCTTCAACCCCAATTTGCAGAGTGTTCGGACCCTTCAAAACGGCCAGGTGAAGAAAATGGTGGTCTGCACCCAGTGCATAAAATCCGGCAAAGTGGTCAAAGCGCCCTAACCCAGCCGCTTCACATCCAGGACCTGCCTGACTTGCTTCAGCGCTTCGACCACACGGGTCAGGTGCTCGGTGCCCTGAACCGACACGGTAAAGTAGCTGTCTACGGTCTGGTTCTCCTTGGTTTCCGTGTGCGCGCTCAAGATATTGGCCCCACTTTTGGTGATGTTGGCCGCCACATCCGCTAACAACCCTACCCGGTCGAGGGATCTGACCAGGATTTTGACCGGGTAGGAGTCCGTCCTCTCCTGATTCCACTCCACCTCGATCTGGCGTTCCGGGTTCATCTTCATGGCATTGACACAAGTGGTGCGGTGCACGGTCACGCCGTATCCACGGGTGATATAACCGATGATCGGATCTCCGGGCACGGGTTGGCAGCATTTGCCGAAGCGAACCAGGATGTCGTCCATCCCTTTGACCACAACCCCGTCCTTATCGCGTCTTTTTTTCTCTTTGGCGACAACTTTGTTGAACAGGGACTCAGCGTTGTCCACCTCTTCCTTGGGGCTGATTTTACGAATGATCTGCAGCGGGGTGATTTTTCCGTACCCCACACTGGCGATCAGGTCGTCGGTCTGCTTGAACCCGAAGCTTTCCACGACACTCTGCATCTCTTCGCTTTTGATCAGGGCATTGAAATTCAAACGGAACTTGCGGAAGGCCTTTTCGCACATTTCCCGGCCCAGGGAGAGGCTGCGTTCCTTCTCCTGGGTCTTGATCCATTGGCGGATCCGCGATCGCGCCTTGACCGTTTTGACGAAGTGGAGCCAGTCCTTTGACGGGTGGTGGCCTTTGCTGGTGACGACCTCGACGATTTCGCCGGTCTGCAATTCGTATTTAAGCGGCACCATGCGGCCGTTGACCTTGGCGCCGACACACTGGGCGCCGACTTCCGAATGGATCAGGTAGGCGAAATCCACGGGGGTGGCCCCTTTGGGCAGGGATTTGATTTCCCCATGGGGGGTGAAGACGTAAACTTCGTCGGGGAACAGATCGATGCGTACATTTTCCAGGAATTCATCGGGGTCCCGGAAGGCTTCCTGGTTCTCCACCAGGTTCTGTACCCAGGCAAAGGTTTTGGAGACATTTTCGTCGATCACCTTGCCCTCTTTATAACTCCAGTGTGCGGCGATCCCTGATTTGGCCACCCGGTCCATTTCATGGGTACGGATCTGGATCTCAATGCGTTCTCCATAGGGGCCGATCACGGTGGTATGCAGGCTCTGGTACATGTTGGGCTTGGGCATGCCAATGTAATCTTTGAATTTTTTGGCGATGGGGCGCCACAGGCTGTGCATGAGGCCCAGGGCCTCGTAGCAGTGCGGAATGGTATCCAGAATGATCCGGAAAGCGATGATGTCGTAGACTTCCTCAAAGGACAGGTTTTGGCTCAGCATTTTCTGGTGGATACTGTAAAAATGCTTGTAGCGGCCTGTCACCTCGGCCTTGAGGTGGTTTTCATCCAGTTTCCGCTGAATGTAGTTCTTGACCGTGGTAATATAGCTTTCGCGGTCCTGCTTGTCCTTGGCCACCCGGCGGCGGATTTCCTGCCACGCCTCGGGGTTGATAAACTCGAAGGAAAGATTCTCCAGTTCGTTCTTGATCCAGTAAATCCCCAGCCGGGCGCCGATGGGGGCGTAGATGTCAATGGTTTCCTTAGCGATCTTCTTCTGTTTGGCCGCACTTTTATGGAACTGGAGGGTGCGCATGTTGTGCAGCCGATCGGCCAGTTTGATCAGAATCACCCGGATATCGTCGGCCATGGCCAGCAGCATTTTGCGGATGCTTTCGGCCTCCCTGGCCTGGGCGCTGTTGAAGGGCAGTTTGCTCAGTTTGGTGACGCCGGAAACAATATGCAGCACATCATGACCGAAGATTTCACCGATCTCTTCTTCCGTGGCGTGGGTATCCTCGATCACGTCGTGGAGCAGGCCGGCGGCGATACTGACCGAGTCCAGTTTCATGTCGGCCAGAATACCGGCCACTTCCAGGGGATGGGAGAGGTATGGCTCACCGGAAAGACGCATCTGACCGTCATGAACCCGGGCCGAAAAGATGTAGGCCCGATCGATGATGTCTACATCCGCGTCAGGATGGTTTTCAGTAACCTTATCCAGGATGTCGGTGATTCGAATCATGCTTGGCTTTCAATTTACACCGATGACGGCCGGGAGAAGCCGGTGCCCCATCATTTCCGCAAGCACATATTGTATTGTGTTCAACCGGAATGGGCCACATGGGGAGCGTGTGGCTGGCTACCGGTTTAATAAGCTTTGGCGAAGACCACCCGCCGCTCGCTGGGCTTGCCGCAGCAAATGCATTGGCCGGACTCGGCCGACGCATCCAAAGGAATGCAGCGGATGGTGACATTGAGATCTTCTTTAATGGTTGCCTCGCAGGCACGGTCACCACACCAGTGCGACAGGGCAAAACCGCCATGAATTTCCGGTTTTTCCATATTTTTGGGGGTGAACCAGGCGTAAAAATCCTTGCGGTTGTCCACCTGACGGGTGTTCTCTTCCCGAACAAGCAGCGCACGCTGGAACAGGTTGTTCTGAATATCGTCCAGGATAGCGGTAACCTCGGCCACGAAGGCTTCACGCGGCATGGCCTTTTTGTCCCGGTGGGCGTGGTCACGGCGGCCCACAAAAACCGAGTCCTGGGCCATATCCCGGGGGCCGATTTCCACGCGCAGGGGGATTCCTTTTTTAATCCAATCCCACCCGCGGGCGCCGCCGATGTCGCGATCATCGATTTCCACCACCACCGGTCGGTGGCAATAGGTTATCTCCCTCAATGCCGCAGCCAGTTTTTGCACATAGTCCATCACCTGCCGGCGGTCCTCCGGGGTTCGGAAGATGGGCAGCAGGACCACGTGTGCCGGTGCGACCCGGGGCGGCATGATGACGCCATCATCATCGGCATGGGTCATGATCATCCCGCCGATCATGCGGGTCGATGTCCCCCATGAGGTTGTCCAGGCGAATTCTTCGGTTTCGTTTTCCGTCTGGAAACGGATGTTCGAGGCTTTGGCAAAGTTCTGCCCCAGAAAGTGCGATGTGCCGGCCTGCAAAGCCTTGCGGTCCTGCATCATGGCCTCGATGCACAGGGTGTCCACGGCGCCGGGGAATCGCTCGGCAGCGGTCTTGCGCCCCTTGATCACCGGCATGGCCAGATAGTCCTCGACCATGCGGGCATAGACCTCGAGCATCATTCCAGTCCGCTCGATGGCTTCGGCATTCGTGGCATGGGCCGTGTGCCCCTCCTGCCAAAGGAACTCGCTGGTGCGCAGAAAGATGCGCGTGCGCATTTCCCAGCGGACCACGTTGGCCCACTGGTTGATCAGCAGGGGCAGATCCCGGTAACTGCTTACCCACTTGGAAAAGGAATCACCGATGATGGTTTCCGAGGTGGGCCGGACCACCAGCGGTTCGGTCAGCGGGCCACCGGGGATGAGCTTGCCGCCGTCGCCCTGTTCGAGCCGGTGATGGGTGACCACGGCACACTCCTTGGCGAATCCCTCCACATGCTCAGCCTCCTTTTCCAGGAAACTGACCGGAATGAAAAGGGGAAAGTACGCGTTTTTCACACCGGTGGCCTTGAACATGCCGTCCATGTGGGCCACAATATTTTCCCAAAGGGTGTATCCCCAGGGCTTGATGACCATGCAGCCGCGAACCGGCGAGCGTTCGGCCATATCGGAGGCCTTAATGACCTGCTGGTACCATTCCGGATAATCTTCCGCCCGGGTGGGCGAGATGGCGTTTTTCTGCTGTTTGCCCATGTTGCCTGTCTTTCTATCGCGTTGATCGGTTGTCTGCTGGTTCCCCGGGCTCACTGGCAAGCTGCCGTTCGAACTGGCCCACCGCTTCCAGGACCACATCCACCAACTGGTCTTCGGGAAATTTTTTGATTACCTGGCCTTTTTTAAACAGGATGCCTACGCCGCGGCCACCGGCCACGCCGATGTCGGCTTCACGGGCCTCCCCCGGACCGTTGACCACGCAGCCCATGATGGCCAATTTGACCGGCGTGGTGCATGTCAAAAGGGCCTTCTCCACCCGCTCGACGATATCGAACAGGGGAATCTCGCAACGCCCGCAGGTGGGGCAGGAGATGATTTCCGGTCCCCGGTGACGGATGCCTAAAGCCCGTAGAATCTCGTAACCGACGCGAACCTCTTCGACCGGGTCACGGGTCAGGGAGACCCGGAGCGTATCGCCGATTCCCTCGGCCAGCAGGCTGCCGATTCCCAAGGCCGATTTGACGATGCCCGAATAGAGCGAGCCGGCTTCGGTCACGCCCACGTGCAGGGGCAGGTCCGTCTGCTGGGACAACAGCCGGTAAGCCTCAATGGTCCGGGGCACATCGGACGCCTTGATGGAGATCTTGATGTTGTGGAAATCGAAATCCTGCAGAAGATCCACATGCCGCATGGCGCTCTCCACCATCCCCCGGGCGGTGGCGCCATCATACTTTTCCAGAATATCCTTTTCAAGCGACCCGGCATTGACGCCAATACGGATAGGGATTCCGCAGTCTTTGGCACAGTCAACCAACGCACGGACGTTGGTAGCGCTACCGATGTTGCCGGGGTTGAAACGCAGGCCATCCGCCCCAGCGCGGGCGGAGGCAATGGCCAGGCGGTAATCAAAATGGATATCCGCGATCAACGGGATATCGATCGCTTGCTTGATTCGGGCGATGGCGTCGGCGGCAGCCTGATCGGGAACGGCTACCCGCACGATCTCACAGCCCGCCCGACTCAATTGGCCGATTTGTGCGACGGTGGCGGCGACATCATCGGTCTTCGTGTTGGTCATGGACTGGACACTGATCGGTGCCCCGTCTCCCACGGCAACTCCACCCACCATGATCCGTCGGGTTTTCCTGCGCCGAATGCCTCCGGGCATACGGGGCTGGCCAGGGGGCGCCATGAATGCATGGTTATCCATGGGGACAACCCTTTGGTGAATCGGCCTGGGCCTTATTATCCACCCTCAACAGAGAAATATCAAACGAAAGGTGGTATCGCGAACCCATTTTCAGCATCGGCTTCCAGCCGCCCGACGTTATTGTGGCCACTGGGTCAGCCGATGCCACAGAACGGGTTTGACCGCTTTTCATAGCCGATGGTCGTGCTGCCCATATGCCCCGGATAGACCTTGACATCGTCATCCAGTGAGAACAGGCGCGTCCGGATGCTGTTGATCAGCACGTCAAAACTGCCGCCGGGGAAATCGGTTCTGCCGATGGAGCCGGCAAACAGGGTGTCGCCGACAAACACCGCTTTGCGCGTCTCGCCACCCTCCTGGTATTCGGTGTAAAGACAGATGCCGCCCGGGGAATGCCCCGGCGTATGCAGCACCGTCAAGGTGTGGACGCCGAAGGTGATCGTGTCCCCGTTCTCCAGCAGGCGGTCTGCTGCGGGCGAGTTTTCGGCGGACATTCCCCAGGCGGCCGCCGCAGCCGACAACTTGCTTAACATGGGGGCGTCGTCACTGTGAATCAGAATGTCGGCACCGGTGACCTCCTTGAGCCGTTTGTTGGCGCCCACATGGTCAAAGTGACCATGGGTGTTGATGATATGCACCACCGTCAGGCGGTCATCGGCCAGGGTGGTGAGAATTCGATCGATATCGTCTCCGGGGTCGATGACCACTGCCTGACGGGTCTCTTCGCATCCGAGGATAAAACAATTTGCTTGAATCGGGCCCAGGGCCATTTGACGGATAATCACGGTATTCCTCCTGTTTCATCTTGCGTGGTCTTCGGCGCATGGTTGACTTCATCTCTTTCCATGGCCATTCGGATGCTGTCCAGAATGCCGTTGATGAAGGCTCCGGATTCATCGGTGCCGAACCGTTTGCCCACATCGATGGCCTCGTTAATGGAGACCTTGGGAGGGATGTCGGCACAAAACAGCAGTTCAAACACGGCGATGCGCAGGATATTGCGGTCCACACAGGACATGCGCGACAGCTTCCAATTGCTGGAAAAGCGTTCGATTTCCGTGTCGATCGTTTCGCGGTGTTCGCGGACACCGTTGACAATACGGTGGAAGAAGGGGGCCGCCGGTTTGTCTTGTGTAAAACAACTGCAGAAGAGGCCCACGGGATCATCCACCGGATCGCGGTGCATGTCCATGTAAAAGAGGGCCTGGAGGGCCTGCTCCCTGGATATTCGACGGGTTCCCATGAATTATTCCTTGCCCACCAACTCCACGAGATTGGCCATCTCGATGGCTGCCACGGCGGCGCTCCAGCCCTTGTTGCCGGCTTTTGTCCCCGCCCGTTCAATGGCCTGCTCAATGGTGTCCGTGGTGAGAATTCCGAAGATCACCGGTACGCCGGTTTCCATACTGACCTGGGCAATCCCCTTGGATGCTTCAGCGCAGACATAGTCGAAATGAGGGGTGGCGCCACGAATCACGGCACCCAGGCAGATAACGGCGTGGTACTTTTTACTTTTGGCCATGCGCTGGGCGAGCATGGGAATTTCAAACGCACCGGGCACCTTGACCAGGTCGATATCCTTGTCTTCAGCGCCGCTGCGGGTCAGGGCATCAACGG
This window harbors:
- a CDS encoding HPr family phosphocarrier protein, with the translated sequence MQGEHHCPLPNLQPSGIKNDMKPAQTITLRIVNTLGLHARSAAQLAKVAGRAKGGVWIQKNGDRADATSLLDILTLACPQGTEITVSIDDEADLETLERMAELIRSGFGE
- the rpmB gene encoding 50S ribosomal protein L28, which codes for MSKMCEICGKKPMVGSNISHAHNITKRRFNPNLQSVRTLQNGQVKKMVVCTQCIKSGKVVKAP
- a CDS encoding RelA/SpoT family protein, with product MIRITDILDKVTENHPDADVDIIDRAYIFSARVHDGQMRLSGEPYLSHPLEVAGILADMKLDSVSIAAGLLHDVIEDTHATEEEIGEIFGHDVLHIVSGVTKLSKLPFNSAQAREAESIRKMLLAMADDIRVILIKLADRLHNMRTLQFHKSAAKQKKIAKETIDIYAPIGARLGIYWIKNELENLSFEFINPEAWQEIRRRVAKDKQDRESYITTVKNYIQRKLDENHLKAEVTGRYKHFYSIHQKMLSQNLSFEEVYDIIAFRIILDTIPHCYEALGLMHSLWRPIAKKFKDYIGMPKPNMYQSLHTTVIGPYGERIEIQIRTHEMDRVAKSGIAAHWSYKEGKVIDENVSKTFAWVQNLVENQEAFRDPDEFLENVRIDLFPDEVYVFTPHGEIKSLPKGATPVDFAYLIHSEVGAQCVGAKVNGRMVPLKYELQTGEIVEVVTSKGHHPSKDWLHFVKTVKARSRIRQWIKTQEKERSLSLGREMCEKAFRKFRLNFNALIKSEEMQSVVESFGFKQTDDLIASVGYGKITPLQIIRKISPKEEVDNAESLFNKVVAKEKKRRDKDGVVVKGMDDILVRFGKCCQPVPGDPIIGYITRGYGVTVHRTTCVNAMKMNPERQIEVEWNQERTDSYPVKILVRSLDRVGLLADVAANITKSGANILSAHTETKENQTVDSYFTVSVQGTEHLTRVVEALKQVRQVLDVKRLG
- the proS gene encoding proline--tRNA ligase; amino-acid sequence: MGKQQKNAISPTRAEDYPEWYQQVIKASDMAERSPVRGCMVIKPWGYTLWENIVAHMDGMFKATGVKNAYFPLFIPVSFLEKEAEHVEGFAKECAVVTHHRLEQGDGGKLIPGGPLTEPLVVRPTSETIIGDSFSKWVSSYRDLPLLINQWANVVRWEMRTRIFLRTSEFLWQEGHTAHATNAEAIERTGMMLEVYARMVEDYLAMPVIKGRKTAAERFPGAVDTLCIEAMMQDRKALQAGTSHFLGQNFAKASNIRFQTENETEEFAWTTSWGTSTRMIGGMIMTHADDDGVIMPPRVAPAHVVLLPIFRTPEDRRQVMDYVQKLAAALREITYCHRPVVVEIDDRDIGGARGWDWIKKGIPLRVEIGPRDMAQDSVFVGRRDHAHRDKKAMPREAFVAEVTAILDDIQNNLFQRALLVREENTRQVDNRKDFYAWFTPKNMEKPEIHGGFALSHWCGDRACEATIKEDLNVTIRCIPLDASAESGQCICCGKPSERRVVFAKAY
- a CDS encoding MBL fold metallo-hydrolase, producing the protein MIIRQMALGPIQANCFILGCEETRQAVVIDPGDDIDRILTTLADDRLTVVHIINTHGHFDHVGANKRLKEVTGADILIHSDDAPMLSKLSAAAAAWGMSAENSPAADRLLENGDTITFGVHTLTVLHTPGHSPGGICLYTEYQEGGETRKAVFVGDTLFAGSIGRTDFPGGSFDVLINSIRTRLFSLDDDVKVYPGHMGSTTIGYEKRSNPFCGIG
- the nusB gene encoding transcription antitermination factor NusB, coding for MGTRRISREQALQALFYMDMHRDPVDDPVGLFCSCFTQDKPAAPFFHRIVNGVREHRETIDTEIERFSSNWKLSRMSCVDRNILRIAVFELLFCADIPPKVSINEAIDVGKRFGTDESGAFINGILDSIRMAMERDEVNHAPKTTQDETGGIP
- the ribE gene encoding 6,7-dimethyl-8-ribityllumazine synthase: MPNIIEAGLVAQGKRFGIIASRFNDFITDRLVGGAVDALTRSGAEDKDIDLVKVPGAFEIPMLAQRMAKSKKYHAVICLGAVIRGATPHFDYVCAEASKGIAQVSMETGVPVIFGILTTDTIEQAIERAGTKAGNKGWSAAVAAIEMANLVELVGKE